The DNA region GCCCCCCAAATATTGCCGACTGCGGGTTTCCGCCGGGGCCCTAGGGAAGCGACTTTCCCCGGGGATGTTTTGGTGGAAAATGCGGAGTGTTTACTCTCAAAACtgaatttatattaatttttcccTGATTTTTCGGGTCTCTAATGTCTTCCGCTCtcgctgctgccgctgctgctgtcacaatattcacagcaccagagaagaggaggaggaggaggaggagaggaggaggaggagaggaggaggaggaggcgaagaaaaaaaaacttttcaaactTTCCAAACCCttcagaaaagggggaaaaaaaagtttcttttttttttttcccaccgaCTTCACCTTTTGGTCCCCGGGACGCGTCGCCTCCGGCCCCGGCAGGAGCGGGAGCTGGGGCTCTTCGCTGCCCTTtccaatgattttattttattttatttttttcattttattttgctctCTCTGGGGTCCCGAGCAGGGGCTGCGAGGAGCACaaacttttcctcctcctcctcctcctcctcctgctcctcctgctgctgctgctgcggcggCTGCTCCTGCTCcggcggcggctgctgctgctgctcctctgcCCCCTCAGCTCGTCCCATAATTTAAATAACCCTGATATTTCCCCCGCTAAACGCCTCTCCGCCCGCCCCGGACCCCGGGAGAACTCACCGCGGGGCTTTAACATCCTCCCTCCGGCCCGTCCGCCGCCTTTACACCGCCCGCCgaatttctaataatttttttctcatatttcgGGCTGGACGCGGCGGGCCTGGAAATTGTTTCCTTTCGCCTCTTTCCAGCAGCCATTGTAGTGTATGCGCTGCCCCTGCAGCCCAACTTgcagcagccgcagccgcagccgacGTCGCgcccaccgccgccgccgccgctgccgccgccgccaccgccgccgccgccaccgcctccCCCGGCCCGCTCGGGCCGCCGCCTCCCTGATGGCCCGCCCCTCTCCGGCCTCCCCCCTTCGCGCCCGCCCTCatctccccccccctcctcttcatcctccctcctcccctccaccccatcaccaccaccctccACCGCCGGGCCTGGCCATTGGGCACCGCTGCCGGCCTCGGACCCAGCTCTGGCCAGGCGATTGGTGAATACTGACGTCAGTCATGAAGCTGGTGTTAAGGGGTGGGCGCAGAGCTAGGGTTGAGGGGGAgcgtgggggagggggaaatagaaAGGGAGGCGGATACCTCGCGggcttctcccccctcccttctaccCCCTCGCTCCCGCCTCCTCgcgagctgggggtggggaggggatgacTGGATGGAAGTCTTGGAGTGGTCGGCCAGGTTGTCAGTCAAATGAGAGTGAGAGCCGATTGGACAAAGAGGCCACCGGGGGGAGAAGGGGCAGCGAGTTAGGCTGCGTGCTACATAAGGCGCTGCTGCGTGAGCTATTGACGTGTTTGGAGCAGGAGACGGCCTGGCTGCTTGGGTAGCTGCGGTGAGAGGTGAGTGGGTTCCCTTCTTCCTCCGGGCTAACTGGAGCGAAGTTGTACTTGGTCCTTTACCCCAGCCTTGCCCCTCGGTCCTGCATCTTGAGCCGGGATCCTCGCGGTCTCCTCGGGCCGGAACGGTGTGTTCTAGGCCTAGTTATGGCTCAGTCTCTTTCTTCTTGCTCGAGGAAGCAGCTTCACCATTTGTGCAGGGACGGGGAAGGTGACCTCTCCTCCTCACCGGGGAGGTGTGGAGACaaacccccttccccttctttaccCTCCCCCTTCAAGTGCTATCTTTGGAGACCCCAACTCCTTGTTTCCACTATTCTCCATTCAGCGCCCTCTCCCTCAGCCCTTCTtaaggggggagggtagagagggGAGCTTTGCTGGCCCCCAGGGGTGAGATGAGCCTAGCCTTCCCCAGGGATCAGAGGTCACCCCCTAcaccccccccgccccagttTCTCTCCCTACCCCTGCCTAACCTGAAGCTGCAGCCCCCCTCGCGTGACCCAGGTGTGGAATGCCTTGATTTTGTCTTTCAGGCTTCGGTTAGTGGCTGGAGCCGTCTGTCCTCGGGGGAACCCGAACCCTGGCTGCGGTCAGGCCGGTGATGGGTGCAAACGTGTACGCCTGATATGCCGGCCCCTTCCCATTCCAGAGCAAATCAGGAGCCCTGAAGACAGCAGCTATTGGGGGAGTAGTACCAAGGAATAATAATTTGAGAGCTGCCTGGGTAGGTTCCTGAGTTTTTCCtcaaggggatgggagggaggagagggaaagctCCCAGCAGGCTGTCTGCTGCTCCCCCCTCCTCACTGTCCCCTTACCAGAGTGTCCTTGCTGACCCTTCAGTGTGCAAGGAACAGACACCATCCAGACCACTGCAGAAAGCTTCCTTTCACCTTCAGAAAGTGGACCACATACCTCCAGACCTTTGTCACGTTAACTCTGTCTTTCACTTAAGTACTTCCTTAGTCTAAATGGACTTTGATTTGAACTTGACTGATTTTTATTGGAAGATAATTTGTGTTTGAGATATAGTAACCTTGAGAAACTTTAGCATTTTTGGTAATAGGGTCACAAAGTATAAATATTGAAGGGGAAAGGGTCTTGTTATTAATAAACCAGTCCTGTCTCACAATCTTATTAATAAACCATTAAATCCTTCTTTGAAGAAGTTGCCTACTTTGAAGTCATATTAATCACTTGAGTTCTTACACAGTAGGTGTCCGATTAAATAGTAAACTGAAAATAAGGTATTTATTTCCTAAAGATAAGCACCAATGTTTTGAGTgactaggaaaaaaatcatttcatagaACATTGACTGTCCTTGTACAAGGAAAAATAGGGTGATGTAAAAATATGCTTAGAAAGAAAAAACTGAGAGTTGTTGATTGTTAGCAACTTGAATGACTGTTGACTTCTGCTTAGGACTGCCgtctagagcagtggtgtcaaactcaacaAGAACCAGAGCCATGGAGTCATACACAAGCacccctgcaggccacatattgtcTTAGTTTTAGTGTTATATaccttttattatatttttatttattttattaaatatttcccaattacattttaatcttgttcaagTGGCATTTTTCACACCTTTAGAGCATCCTCACCTGCATTTtctaaatgtttaaaatgaattaCTCTACTTTTATTGAATAGCCCCGTTGACACTCACTAAAGCTGGAGGGACTAAACTTTTTTCTTAATCCTTGAAAGATGATCACATGTCAAATAATTCTTCAGACATCTCCTGTGCTCACATAAGAAACTTAGTCTGGGTACCCCCTTGATCTCATACAATCTTGATATACCATCGTCCAGaatcaattttctcttcttcccccctacttgcgcccccccccccaaaaaaaaagctttgttgtACTATTTGTCAAAACAAAGGCAAGTATTTCTCTTTTGGGATGTGAAAGTGGAATCATAACAGTTacaactataatttttaaattcacaatTAGCTTCATAATCATCTCAATTTAGTAGGTTGTGCTGCCACCTTTAGTGaatttctctccatctcctttaGGTAGTATTTGATAAATAAGAATAGAAATCAGCGGTAGAATATGCTCAAATTTTATGAAAGTCTtctgaaaaaatatttcataagaaTCTAATCATGGGAGAAAATTAATTCCAATGGAAACTGCTACTTTGGGGTGGTTTAGAAGCTCACTGCCTAGTATACCTATAGGGAAAAGGACTGGACCTGTAACttcattgaaaaacaaaactatcaatGCAAGTTACCAACTTCTCTGCAAATTAAAGCTCGGcggttgcctagaacactgagagattaagtgctttgcccagcatcacagacattatgtgtcagaggcagcattaGTGAAGGTATCCGCAGTACCTTCTCCTTTTGTAATGACTCTTTCTGAAGCAGGCCTGAGTTATTGTACCAGAGTAGGGCAAGTAtagtggatatatatatatatatttttatatatatatatagtgttggACTTagaagtcaagatgacctggtttcaaattctgcctttaatACTTAACAGATATAtgcaaccatgggcaagttattttaatttctttaaacctcagtgttctcaactataaaacagaatGGTAACTGAATACCTATCTCCtagggctattgtgaggctcaaatgagaacatgcataaagtacttttcaactttaaagtactgtgtgtgtgtgtgtgtgtctgtgtctgtgtatgtatatgtatacacacacacacacatgttggcAAATATACCTCAATATCATTCCCTGGAATGGAAGCCTTTTATCTAAGGACAGCATCAATTAATGAGTATGATTTGTGATGAAGTAGGAATTATGTGACACAGTATTTTTGAAGATAGTGATTAGCTTACATCCCTTTTTTATTTCCATACTTCTAACTTCTAAAACTATAAGGTGAGGGAATTAGCCTACATCACTAAGGTCATATagcagctctaacattctgtatcattctttgatcttcttaccaccttttcttcccctccccccaatttacACACACTTGAATTGACCTTAATTGGGTTTTATCTAGTTCATACTTCATTAAAAGACAGAGCTACCCTAATTGCTTAATATGAACTAATCagttatgtatctatatataggtataggtttactatgtatgtaaaattatagttagatatagaatatatagttatatgtaaCTATGTGGTGTAAAGATAAACATGCACACACTTGAGCAATCTTGCTACTTCTAAAAGTAGATTTGGACAAAATTTAAATGACTGTTAGCTACTATGAGTGTGGGGCAAAACATGTAAAGTACTTGTTTCTAATTGTAAAACTTAATTGAAGGTCACAGTAACCGTGAAGTTTTTcagaataatataattttaaatgtttcagGCAATTGTGCCAATAGGCTTTTAAAAAACCTATATGAATAATCTTTCTTTCTAACTTTTAGCTGCAGTAAGAAGATTAAGATGCCTATTGTTACGAAGAGACTTAGAGACCCTGATGTAAATCCTTGTTTGTCGGTAGGATGGCTTTTTTTGTTTAACTTTcttagattttgagttggaagaatAAACCCCAATTTTGTGATTTAGAATTTctgtatttttgtaattattgaataaacttttaaaaaattctcaaccATCGTATCCTTATTtcatagaatattttaaatattcacaATTTAgcctatcaaaatatttattgagcacccactTTTGTTCTTACACTTTTTTATGATGTATACACATTTgtacatcaaaatattttgttGTCACTTGACACCTAGACAAGCATATATAATGTCAGAGAAAAATCTTAGACCAACTGTAGTTTTTATTACTTATATGGAAAGTTGGAAGGTGTGGCATTTTAAAAACTGACCTTGGAATTTAGGTTCTGTTTCTGTTTCCCAATTGTGTGCTGTCCTAGAGGCAACCTAACAATAGAGAGACCTATTATAATAGAACTAATCTCATAAAACTGAAGTATTTTctaaaagatataaacaaaatgTAATGCTGTATTACAAAGTTTTTATTGGCATTTGTTGGGTATGACCAGAAACACTTACTTGAGGCTTTGCCCTCCCTGAGTAATGCAGTCATCTGAAATTTATGCCAATGAAAACTGTATCACTCAATCCTGTATGCATtctcttgtatgtatgtatgtatgtatgtatattcacttttaaaaattgattgcATGTAAACTTAGATCCTTTCATGTGTTAAAATAGTTCCTAATAGCTTTGTTATAATTAAAAGAGCCTGTTTGGAAGGAACGTGTTTTCTTACGCTTATGAAAGCAGATAATCTTGCTACTTATATAGTTTTACAGTTGACTAACTGAAATTCACACATTTTCACTTTGATGTTTTGAGTTATCCAGTCTACTTCTGGTTCAGTTGAGACTACTTAAACTTAGTTCCCAAGTGTTAGGTATACTCCTTTAAATTCACATAGCTCTTTTTTTCCTGGCTTATATTTGAAGTGGAATTTAATATCTTTTTCAAAAATTGCTTGCTTAGCATATGGCATTTACTAGTCTGATGGAAATAGCCTTTAAGACACTGATGAATTAGGTGTAATCTAGGCTTTCTTGAAGTTAATATGGCTCAAGGATCATCTGTATCCTGGTTTTATCTCTTAGGTCTGCCTGGGTTAGAATTTCCTAACCCTTACAGAGTGTCAAGACTGTATGGGGGAGAAAGAAAGTGTGAGGCCAAATTTTTTTCTCAGACACGTTGAATTGGAAAATGTTAAAGTGAAATTTTGTCCGTGAGTGTTCCGAAATGGCTTCCAAAATGAACTAGTTTTATCTTTCCATCATTAAATATTGCATATTTTACATGTTAAAGGAATCAGATGCTTCTACCAGATGTATGGATGAAAATAATTATGACAGGGAAATGTGTACCACTTGCTTCTTGAAGTACAAAAACTGCAGGAAATTTTGGGTAAGTAGAATTAAACCAAATTATATTTGAAATGGTCACTTAAGCATTAGATTAGCTATGGCCCCAACACCAATTTGAAAGATGTAGGGAAATAACAACCCAAATCTACTGTTAATTGTGACTTTCAGAGCAAAGAGAGCCCCAAAAGTTTGCAGATGCTTAACAACTATTTTCAACTTTGCCATTTCCATATCTGGCATAGAATCATGATAGGTTAACTTATTTTCCCTATTGAAATTTAATAGCTTTGTTGTGTTGCACAAAGGTACAATATAGTTTCCTACTAATAGACATATTTTTATGAAAGACTTCCTTAATCTAGAAGTACCTCTAAAATAGCTAGTTTCTCTTAGAGGCTTCCTTTGTTCTTTAGCTTTTCCCATGTTTAGAACTGAAGGGAAAGACCTCTActtcctcctcccatcccacCACTGATAACTGCCAACTTCATTtgacaaattttttttattcttaaggGGTGCATTTTTTcctggcttgttttttttttgttgttgtttttgtttttgttttaaacttgACCTTTGAAATTTGgatgtgttttttaaaagtttgcctttgggaaaaaaatttgtttggggtttttttaagtagTGGAGTAAAGttaaaataagtataaaattaactttgatttttgtttgcttatatttAGAATGCCATTATGATGGAAAGACGACGAAATGGAGTTAAACCACCTATGCCCACAGctgcagaaagagaaaaaatcttGGGAGCAATGGGGAAGATGCCATATTAAAGGCTTATATGCAATAATATTTCTTTGACTTGATATTTTGGAGCagaccttttaaaatatatttaatgcatTTTGATTTTTATACTAAAGTTATTTCCAAACAATTCatcttctctccatcttctcctgtCCACCAGCTCCTCCATAGTGCCTTCCCTTAACTATTCTTTCATTTTGACTAACACAGAACTGGCACAGCTGCagcttagaacagaggatgtagTATTTTGTACCCAGAGTTAAGGGTAAATACTCTTAACCATTTCTAGTTCTGGCAAATATGTCAGATTGAAAATAACTTAGTTAATGTTTCAAGGGATAATTCCATTATTACTAATGGTATACTATGTAGTTATACatgtttttataaatgtaatatcttgcatttatatagtgttttgtaTTCATCATTTTGATCCTCTCAATCTCTTTGAGGTTGGTACCATGAGTATTAAATGTTctgttttacagattaagaaactaaaGCTAAGAAGTGGAAACTTGTTGGGGATCATTTATGTAATAAGGGATTCTAACCTTGATCATTTGATGTTCAATCTGCTCTCCCATGCTGCATCTGAAAGCAATCtcagaatctgagttggaaagaGACCTCACAGACTGCCTAGCTGAATTTGGAATTCAACAAGAATCACTTCAACAAAgacatttcattttgtcttattATTAAGAAGATAATCCAGATAACATGGCACCACAGTCTCTCCAGTATGACAATTGCTATTAGCTTTTCTGTTCTGATGCATTTTTTCAAAGTCACATTGAAAGAAGTTTGGTACACAGCCACTTACACGTTTATATACTGTTGGCATTGTAGGCAGGATGGAGAAGTTAACGGCTTCCCTCAGCCAGTCCCATCCCCATCAGCTAACTCAGTTTAACACATCCTTTTCCCACCTCCAATCATCCCCATTAGCCTttgttaaagaaaattattaaacaaGGGTCCAGGAGAGGAAACAGTTTAGTTGGTGAAGTTACATGACTGATGAATTCCACCCAGCACTTCTTCCACTAACTTATTGAGTGATACTGAGTAAATGATTTTGAATCtggacctattttttttttccttttcctttctccccccccccccaaccccttgccattttacagatgtgggaaaAGAGGGTGTCAGATGATTTAAGACCCTAAGGGTTTGAAACATTGCTTTGGAATTAACCAGAGACTAGGCATCAAACCTGCCTCCAAAATGTAATTGttgaggggaataagcatttttatagcacctagTATGTACAAGGCACTGCGACATCattatttaatccttacaacaattcaGTGAAATGTGTGCTATTCCCCATTtcatagctgagaaaactgaagtaaacaaaggttaagtgacttccccaaaatcttgcagctagtaagtgtcagagactggatttgaacttggtcttgACTCTAGGCTCATCTTCTACTCAATGTCACATATCTGCTTCTAAAGAGTTTAGTTATGCTATGGTGTAAATCTGCTATGGTTCCTTAAATGTAATTAGGTGACAGTGTCTTATGTACCTTTTGTCTCGTGTACTATGgaagtaggatcatagatctagatagAACTTCAAGGAGCTTCAGAGGCCgtgtagtccaacctcctcatcttatagatggagaaattgaagcctagagagattaagcGATGCATCCAAAGTCACAGATTACGTCAGAGACAGGATTGaaacccaggctttctgactctAGCCGTTAACTTTTTCTAGTGTGCCATACCACCTCATTCCAAGGCAGTGCTAATGTAGCTCCATGCCCATAGCTGCTTCACAAATTCAGCTCCTGCTGATAAATCTTTCCTGCTCTACAGCAGTATTTCAGTAGGACTAAGGAGGTAATTAGATGACTAGTGCCCTGTGATTTCCAAGTCACTAGGAAATTTACCTTAAGCTGTGATCTAGTGGAAGTCTGGCAAAGTTTTGGTAATGCTTCTTAGTATCTAACGTTGAGGTAAGTGGTAAATATAAACTAATTGGAACTACAAAGCTGCCTTTGATTTACCATCCCATCTgaataaggcaaaaaaaaaaacttgcctagCTAGTCCTATTTTGTACATTTGTACTTCATTTACTGTATGAGCCAAGTTACACTTAGCTCCTGTTTCTAGGCTATGTATGTACTGAACTAAGTTCTACAAGGACAGTGACTGtcttgagtgaatgaatgaaaggtaATTTCTAGAACCCTTGATGAGATTACAGGCTCACTATAACATTtagatagtactttaaggtttacaaagggcttttctCACAATGAAACTGAGGTAGGTAATGCAAGTACcagttttatggatgaagaaacagctATTAAGGCTACTACAACATGCATAGTATAAGTCTATCTTGCATTAGATAGCActcattttttctcctgaatttGAACCTATCAAGCTTAGCCAACCTTGTAAGGGTGGGCTATATTTCAACCATGAATAAACAACCATGATGGTGTGTTTGGGGGGCTGGGGTTGGGCTGGGGAGGAAATTCAAGAGTGAACTTAGAACTGGTTTCATCAAATGTTTGTTTCACTCCAGTAAATGTGTACtttgtgatttttctaaaactaaAAATGCATTTTCAACAGAAATATTTCCTAGTGATGAATGGAACTCTGCCAAAATTCAGACCATCTTACATGgcataagttaaaaaaaaaacaaagaagactaTTAATAATTTCTGTAATATAGTGTAATCATGTTATTTTGATCTAAGCAATTCAAAGCTCCCTATTATACTTGAATAAAGATGCATTGTTGCAGAAATTATGGACTTCATCTGGAAGCACTATTTCCTAGGTTTCGTTTGGTTACTATATAGAAATTAAGATAGTTCTGGAAGTGATCTTAGTTAAGTATACATCTTATATAAACTTGTTTCCATTTCAGtcataaatatttaaagaatatttcTTAGAGGGCTTGCAATTTTAACATCACAT from Trichosurus vulpecula isolate mTriVul1 chromosome 1, mTriVul1.pri, whole genome shotgun sequence includes:
- the CHCHD7 gene encoding coiled-coil-helix-coiled-coil-helix domain-containing protein 7, translating into MPIVTKRLRDPDVNPCLSESDASTRCMDENNYDREMCTTCFLKYKNCRKFWNAIMMERRRNGVKPPMPTAAEREKILGAMGKMPY